In Pedobacter heparinus DSM 2366, the following are encoded in one genomic region:
- a CDS encoding nucleoside triphosphate pyrophosphohydrolase family protein, with protein MQEPNSLNQVAEFHKTFKHPIKETPGIPSRERANLRVSLLAEELHELKQAIEANDFVEVADALCDLQYVLAGAILEFGLGDKFKSLFDEVHRSNMSKACKSLEEANETIAHYRKNHQCDAYHKEEEELFLVYRSNDDKTLKSINYSPADLKSML; from the coding sequence ATGCAAGAGCCGAATTCATTAAACCAGGTTGCTGAATTTCATAAAACCTTTAAGCACCCCATAAAAGAAACACCAGGCATTCCTTCCCGGGAAAGGGCCAATTTAAGGGTTTCTTTACTTGCTGAAGAACTCCATGAATTGAAACAGGCGATTGAGGCGAACGACTTTGTAGAAGTTGCCGATGCACTATGTGACCTGCAATATGTGCTGGCTGGTGCCATTCTCGAATTCGGACTGGGTGATAAGTTCAAGTCTCTTTTTGATGAAGTCCACCGTTCCAACATGAGCAAAGCCTGTAAATCGCTTGAAGAAGCGAATGAAACAATAGCGCATTACAGAAAAAACCACCAGTGCGATGCTTATCATAAGGAAGAAGAAGAATTGTTCCTGGTATACAGGTCCAATGACGACAAGACCTTAAAATCCATCAATTATTCGCCTGCTGATCTTAAAAGCATGCTATAA
- a CDS encoding DUF4397 domain-containing protein, whose product MKLTINLKTIFKTFIAAVTLSVVFVACSKDRSEPQQVAGLSIIMAYPDTTTLDFIVDQTRVNNAKGLNFNGKIDYLNLFPGNRRLGITKRNSNRLIMSENFNLLSGVGYSIFVVDTVKDNTKRFLLTEDDLSAPAADKAKIRFINLSKDAPALSLRIHGKDADLFTGKAFYEYTSFSAVDPGESVTFDVNEGTTLKTSLPNVKIEKGKIYTIYAKGFQAAAIDSLKLRAAIYTHK is encoded by the coding sequence ATGAAACTAACAATTAATTTAAAAACGATATTCAAAACATTTATAGCTGCGGTTACCTTATCAGTAGTTTTTGTGGCCTGTTCAAAAGACAGGAGTGAGCCTCAGCAGGTAGCGGGGCTTTCTATTATCATGGCCTATCCGGATACCACAACTTTAGATTTTATCGTCGATCAAACAAGGGTAAACAATGCTAAAGGGTTGAACTTTAACGGAAAAATTGATTATTTAAACCTATTTCCCGGAAACAGAAGGCTGGGCATCACCAAAAGAAATTCCAACAGGTTAATCATGTCCGAGAACTTTAACCTGCTTTCAGGGGTTGGCTATTCTATTTTTGTGGTAGATACCGTTAAGGATAATACCAAAAGATTTCTTTTGACAGAGGACGATCTGAGTGCTCCTGCTGCAGATAAAGCAAAAATCCGCTTCATCAATTTAAGCAAGGATGCCCCTGCATTGAGCCTTAGGATACATGGAAAAGATGCAGACCTGTTTACCGGTAAAGCATTTTATGAGTATACCAGCTTTTCTGCTGTTGACCCGGGCGAAAGTGTAACCTTTGATGTCAACGAGGGAACAACACTTAAAACCAGTTTGCCGAATGTTAAAATAGAAAAAGGGAAAATTTATACCATTTACGCCAAAGGGTTTCAGGCTGCTGCAATAGATAGCTTAAAACTGCGTGCTGCAATTTACACACACAAATAA
- a CDS encoding RNA polymerase sigma factor, with product MLKFEDAIAGCLRNDNKSKEMVYKSFYGYLMGVTLRYVEDRNDAEELVNDSFIKIFKNISQFSAPKYNDQMQKAFKGWIAKISSRTAIDFLRGKRTFLYVDDMTELQQPITELNAVSQLNVQDMMKMLNKLPETHKLVFNMYEIEGFSHEEISKMMNIPESSCRVYLTRAKNKLRELYKNSLLNAYEPTTQIRKT from the coding sequence ATGCTCAAGTTTGAGGACGCTATAGCGGGGTGCTTAAGGAACGACAATAAGAGTAAAGAGATGGTGTATAAATCATTCTATGGATATTTAATGGGCGTAACTTTACGGTATGTTGAGGATAGGAATGATGCGGAAGAGCTTGTAAATGACAGTTTTATAAAGATATTTAAGAACATCTCCCAGTTTAGCGCACCTAAGTATAATGACCAGATGCAAAAAGCCTTTAAAGGCTGGATTGCCAAAATTTCTTCCCGTACGGCAATAGATTTTTTGAGGGGCAAAAGAACATTTCTATACGTTGATGACATGACTGAACTGCAGCAGCCCATTACCGAGCTGAATGCGGTTTCGCAGCTTAATGTGCAGGATATGATGAAGATGCTGAATAAATTACCGGAAACACACAAACTGGTTTTTAATATGTACGAAATTGAAGGCTTTTCGCATGAAGAGATTTCAAAAATGATGAATATCCCGGAAAGTTCCTGCAGGGTTTACCTGACAAGGGCAAAGAACAAGTTGAGAGAACTTTATAAAAACTCTTTGTTAAATGCATACGAACCGACAACACAAATCCGCAAAACATGA
- a CDS encoding outer membrane beta-barrel protein, with product MKPEDDGLIAHIRESLTEHEEAYNPGAWERFEKKERKGKGLLWLTSLAAAAVALMIGFALFYTSHKTLHKNPDLYTKISKPVQDTIAVLPVPAKETAAAHGIAERLNTGVAHNQAVTKQRSNNNISSSPLIVNTQQPVAPISAVSPVKEPAVQEPKTSTAPVAVTIEKKEVIVTAADSGVVAKTQEKTNKPLSFQEFLNAEVKTNPQVAQTKSVAKKSDKWEMGVVVAPSIGNGKKLNMGYGVSMAYALSNKVSISSGISYSEMGASKDLTNNGERAFNSPGPASAMVRETKSLQSVDANLVGLDIPIEIKYYFNKKFYTNVGLSAFAVLSQKQSNNYLQGVVENDLSNQSGFSAVYTTKSVSEAVPSAEVRNDKYLGFYNISFGYKQKISDKRAFAVEPFLKLPVKEFTKENLYLLGTGIRLKFDF from the coding sequence ATGAAACCGGAAGATGACGGGCTGATTGCCCATATAAGGGAAAGTTTGACGGAACACGAGGAGGCCTATAATCCTGGTGCATGGGAGCGCTTTGAAAAGAAAGAGCGTAAAGGGAAAGGTCTGCTTTGGCTAACAAGTTTAGCTGCGGCAGCAGTGGCCCTGATGATTGGTTTTGCTTTATTTTATACCAGCCATAAAACACTGCATAAAAACCCGGACCTGTATACTAAAATCAGTAAGCCGGTACAGGATACTATCGCTGTGTTGCCGGTCCCGGCAAAAGAAACAGCAGCTGCTCATGGCATAGCCGAAAGACTGAATACTGGAGTTGCACATAACCAGGCGGTAACTAAACAACGCAGCAACAATAACATCAGCAGCAGTCCTTTAATTGTGAATACACAACAGCCTGTGGCACCGATTAGCGCTGTAAGCCCCGTAAAAGAGCCGGCCGTTCAGGAGCCTAAAACAAGTACAGCACCTGTTGCGGTGACTATTGAGAAAAAAGAGGTTATTGTAACTGCTGCAGATTCGGGAGTTGTGGCTAAAACCCAGGAAAAGACAAATAAGCCACTTAGTTTTCAGGAGTTTCTGAACGCAGAAGTAAAGACCAACCCGCAGGTTGCCCAAACAAAATCGGTCGCCAAAAAGAGCGATAAATGGGAAATGGGAGTTGTTGTGGCCCCGTCTATAGGCAACGGTAAAAAACTGAACATGGGTTATGGTGTAAGCATGGCTTATGCATTGTCCAATAAAGTATCTATCAGTTCTGGAATTTCTTACAGTGAAATGGGCGCATCTAAAGACCTCACAAATAATGGTGAAAGAGCATTTAACAGTCCCGGTCCGGCCTCGGCAATGGTTAGGGAAACAAAAAGCCTGCAATCTGTTGATGCCAACCTGGTAGGACTGGATATCCCGATAGAGATCAAATATTACTTCAATAAAAAATTCTATACCAATGTCGGGCTCTCTGCCTTTGCCGTATTAAGCCAGAAACAAAGTAACAATTACCTGCAGGGGGTGGTAGAAAATGACCTGAGCAACCAATCGGGGTTTTCGGCTGTTTATACCACGAAAAGTGTTTCTGAGGCAGTTCCATCGGCTGAAGTGAGGAACGACAAATATCTCGGCTTTTACAACATCTCCTTTGGCTATAAGCAAAAAATATCCGACAAACGTGCTTTTGCTGTAGAACCCTTTCTGAAGCTGCCGGTAAAAGAATTTACAAAAGAAAACCTATACCTGCTGGGTACAGGTATAAGGTTAAAGTTTGATTTCTAA
- a CDS encoding M16 family metallopeptidase: MKNHFLFFTVMLLYAVPLMAQHTTKTTAKAGLLPVDTAVKIGKLPNGLTYYIRKNSEPAKRAVLYLVTHVGSLMEDDDQLGLAHFTEHMAFNGTRDFPKNELVNYLQKAGVKFGADVNASTSFNETIYKLPLPTDSMAVFKKSFSMMANWAGLVTFEEGAINRERGIILEEERSRGKNVAERIQKQVIPALLNNSRYASRMPIGKDELLKTFKPDVIKRFYKDWYRPDLQAVIAVGDFDPKLVERLIRENFSTLKNPMHSRKRINYSIPPDKGTQIKIITDPEQTSTRMQIIVRHQGKAVRTSADLIESLSRSLLNRMLGSRVAELRQQANAPLLIGSIGYGRFLADIDAFTIAVTAKPGQLEQAAKKILAVNEQARQFGFTQAELESAKKSLFNTIERQWKERDKNSSAAYVTEYLNHFTKGEAIPGIDYEYHFLKNNLAKIKLEQLDKLIRALNSTENRVIIIEAPEKDKALLPDQKKLLSWISDSGRNLQPYRSEAVPSKLLDNLPEGGVISAAKTNVGTGVSELILGNGARVILKPTRFKNDQIIINGYSYGGTSIAADSIYHSAALAALLVNRSGLGKLTRAQLNKMLSGRSVNLSASISDFTEGLSGSASPAELETALQLIYLYFTQPRKDPEAWLAIISQQEASMANRSASPNLVFQDTVTAVLNSYNPRKTAGNLDGTSIDQAYRFYQDRFADASDFTFILVGAIDTAKAIPLIKKYLGNLPAIHRKEHYKDAGFGTPRGQVSKTVYKGIEAKSRVQLVYSGTYTYNDLNNIQLEALKEMINYRILNRLRAKESGVYTPSVNVGYGNIPVQRYSITISFNCAPENVQHLIEASKEEVERLKREGPEPAEIQKFMAAQLRMRETQVESNTWWVYYLRNQYMNRDKPETEPSYNKLLGEVSPESVRTAARQYAGGENLAEFILMPEKKGPRH, encoded by the coding sequence ATGAAGAATCATTTTTTATTTTTTACTGTAATGCTATTGTATGCTGTACCGTTAATGGCACAGCATACAACAAAAACCACCGCTAAGGCCGGATTGTTGCCGGTAGATACGGCAGTTAAAATCGGGAAGCTGCCCAATGGGCTTACTTATTACATTCGTAAAAACAGCGAACCGGCAAAACGGGCTGTCCTGTACCTGGTTACACATGTCGGTTCCTTAATGGAAGATGATGACCAGCTGGGCCTTGCCCACTTTACAGAACATATGGCTTTTAACGGTACAAGGGATTTCCCTAAAAATGAACTGGTCAATTACCTCCAAAAGGCCGGGGTAAAGTTTGGTGCGGATGTAAACGCTTCTACTTCTTTTAATGAAACGATATACAAGCTCCCTTTGCCAACAGATAGTATGGCCGTTTTTAAAAAGAGCTTCAGCATGATGGCCAACTGGGCAGGACTGGTTACTTTTGAAGAGGGGGCAATAAACAGGGAGCGCGGGATCATTTTAGAAGAAGAACGCTCAAGGGGCAAAAATGTGGCAGAACGCATTCAGAAACAGGTAATACCTGCCTTGCTGAACAACTCCAGGTACGCCAGTCGCATGCCAATTGGCAAAGATGAGCTGTTAAAAACCTTTAAACCTGATGTGATCAAAAGGTTTTATAAGGACTGGTACCGGCCCGACCTTCAGGCCGTTATTGCCGTTGGTGATTTTGACCCGAAGCTGGTAGAAAGGCTGATCAGGGAAAATTTCAGCACTTTAAAAAATCCGATGCACAGCAGGAAAAGAATAAACTATTCCATTCCCCCTGATAAAGGCACACAAATAAAAATCATTACAGACCCCGAGCAGACCAGTACCAGGATGCAGATCATTGTACGGCACCAGGGTAAAGCGGTCAGAACCAGTGCCGATTTGATAGAATCATTAAGCCGGAGCCTGCTGAACCGGATGTTGGGTAGCCGTGTTGCTGAACTGAGACAGCAGGCCAATGCTCCCTTGCTGATCGGCTCTATTGGTTATGGCCGCTTTCTGGCTGATATTGATGCCTTTACAATTGCGGTAACCGCCAAGCCGGGACAGTTGGAACAGGCAGCAAAAAAAATACTTGCGGTTAATGAACAGGCCAGGCAATTCGGGTTTACCCAGGCTGAACTGGAAAGTGCAAAGAAATCGCTTTTCAATACCATAGAAAGACAATGGAAAGAACGCGACAAGAACAGTTCTGCCGCTTATGTGACCGAATACCTGAATCACTTTACAAAGGGAGAAGCCATTCCCGGCATCGATTATGAGTATCATTTCCTGAAAAATAACCTCGCTAAGATTAAGCTTGAGCAACTGGATAAACTGATCCGCGCTTTGAACAGCACAGAGAACCGGGTAATTATTATAGAAGCGCCGGAAAAGGACAAAGCCCTGCTTCCTGATCAAAAAAAACTGCTTTCCTGGATCAGTGATTCCGGCAGGAACCTGCAGCCCTACCGGAGCGAGGCCGTTCCATCAAAACTGCTGGACAACCTACCGGAGGGCGGTGTTATAAGTGCGGCAAAAACCAATGTCGGCACCGGGGTTTCCGAACTCATTTTAGGCAATGGTGCCCGGGTAATACTCAAACCGACACGTTTTAAAAATGACCAGATCATCATCAATGGATACAGTTATGGCGGTACATCTATTGCCGCAGATTCTATATATCATTCAGCCGCGCTGGCAGCATTACTGGTAAACCGGAGTGGCCTGGGCAAGCTGACACGGGCACAGCTGAATAAAATGCTGAGCGGCCGTTCGGTAAATCTTTCGGCCTCCATCAGCGACTTTACAGAAGGTCTGAGTGGAAGTGCCTCGCCGGCTGAACTGGAAACAGCACTGCAATTGATATACCTGTATTTTACACAGCCCCGCAAAGATCCTGAGGCCTGGTTGGCCATCATTTCACAACAGGAAGCCAGTATGGCCAACCGAAGTGCAAGTCCTAACCTGGTTTTTCAGGATACCGTTACAGCTGTTTTAAACAGCTATAACCCCAGAAAAACAGCGGGAAACCTGGATGGTACATCGATAGACCAGGCTTATCGTTTCTATCAGGATCGTTTTGCTGATGCCAGTGATTTTACTTTTATACTGGTGGGGGCGATAGATACGGCAAAGGCCATTCCCCTGATCAAAAAATACCTGGGAAACCTGCCGGCCATCCACAGAAAAGAGCACTACAAAGACGCTGGCTTTGGCACGCCCAGGGGCCAGGTAAGCAAAACCGTTTATAAGGGTATCGAAGCAAAAAGCAGGGTGCAGCTGGTATATAGCGGCACTTATACCTACAATGACCTGAACAACATTCAGTTGGAAGCCTTAAAGGAAATGATCAATTACAGGATCCTGAACCGTTTAAGGGCAAAAGAAAGCGGTGTATATACCCCATCTGTAAATGTGGGTTATGGCAATATCCCCGTTCAAAGATACAGCATCACCATCAGCTTTAACTGTGCCCCCGAAAATGTACAGCATTTAATTGAGGCCAGCAAAGAAGAAGTGGAGCGCTTAAAAAGAGAAGGGCCCGAACCGGCAGAAATACAGAAGTTTATGGCAGCGCAACTGCGCATGCGCGAAACGCAGGTGGAAAGCAATACCTGGTGGGTATATTACCTGAGAAACCAGTACATGAACAGGGATAAACCCGAAACAGAACCGTCCTACAATAAGCTTCTTGGTGAAGTAAGCCCTGAAAGTGTCCGCACTGCTGCGCGGCAATATGCCGGTGGCGAAAATCTGGCCGAATTTATCTTAATGCCGGAAAAGAAAGGCCCCCGCCATTAG
- a CDS encoding RagB/SusD family nutrient uptake outer membrane protein, translating to MKKRSFITKIAVVLFVLTALNACKKDFLNVNPKGKLIASKTAEYDLMFNWGAIRIGLPTSAVIMGDDAIVADPLYAKATLRTQRFFRWEDEVYEPEDNATEMSLLMPKIYIYNKVINEVMDSEGGSQQQKAELQAEAYANRAWSYFMLINYFGLPYNETTSKTDPGYPIITAADVAETKFTRASVAEVYDFIIDDLKKAIAGLPPQSAARVRMSKAAAEAILAKVYVFMGRYTEGLTQISNAFTHLPTNFVVKLYDYNVTLATGGTWGYNVTTTPKAYLSGVPSGDLHEETLLDRGFNNSWSLNGADILLAPEVVALYTANDTRLKLFSSQPYGGGTILSPNPPGAPAPMRAIGFYNTQYGVRLAEMYLLSAECKARTGDIGGAVTDLEALRKKRMPATSATVSITDKDALIRFIIDERTRELSMQGYRWFDMRRLYKDPLFAGKMPYTHKYVSATGAVTTYTLKPERFAIRFPQSVINANPGMKNN from the coding sequence ATGAAAAAGAGATCATTTATAACCAAAATAGCTGTTGTGCTGTTCGTGCTGACTGCTTTAAATGCCTGCAAAAAAGACTTTCTGAACGTTAATCCGAAGGGAAAACTGATTGCTTCAAAAACCGCTGAATATGACCTGATGTTTAACTGGGGCGCGATCCGCATCGGCCTTCCAACTTCTGCAGTAATTATGGGCGACGATGCCATTGTTGCCGATCCGCTTTATGCCAAGGCCACACTGAGAACGCAGCGCTTTTTCCGCTGGGAAGATGAGGTGTATGAACCGGAAGACAATGCCACAGAGATGAGCCTGCTGATGCCCAAGATCTATATTTACAACAAAGTGATCAATGAGGTGATGGATTCTGAAGGCGGTTCTCAGCAGCAAAAGGCAGAACTGCAGGCCGAAGCCTATGCCAACCGCGCCTGGTCATATTTCATGCTGATCAATTATTTTGGTCTACCTTACAATGAAACAACCTCTAAAACAGATCCGGGCTATCCGATCATTACTGCCGCAGATGTGGCAGAAACAAAATTTACCCGGGCTTCGGTAGCCGAAGTATATGATTTTATTATTGACGACCTTAAAAAGGCCATTGCTGGCTTGCCCCCCCAATCTGCGGCCCGCGTACGGATGTCCAAAGCCGCAGCAGAGGCCATATTGGCTAAAGTATATGTATTTATGGGCCGCTATACGGAGGGCCTTACCCAGATCAGCAATGCATTTACGCACCTGCCCACTAATTTTGTGGTTAAATTATATGATTACAATGTAACCCTGGCTACAGGTGGTACCTGGGGCTATAATGTGACCACCACCCCTAAAGCTTATTTATCAGGTGTACCTTCTGGAGACCTGCACGAAGAGACTTTGCTGGACCGGGGCTTTAACAATAGCTGGTCGTTAAACGGGGCCGACATTTTGCTGGCGCCCGAGGTTGTGGCTTTGTATACCGCAAATGATACCCGCCTTAAGCTGTTCTCCAGCCAACCTTACGGAGGCGGGACCATCTTATCACCAAATCCTCCCGGAGCCCCGGCCCCGATGCGGGCCATCGGTTTTTACAACACACAATATGGTGTTCGCTTAGCCGAAATGTACCTGCTGAGTGCAGAATGTAAAGCCCGTACGGGCGACATCGGCGGAGCTGTAACCGACCTGGAGGCCCTGAGAAAGAAAAGGATGCCTGCAACCAGCGCTACCGTAAGCATTACCGATAAAGATGCGCTGATCCGCTTTATCATAGACGAGCGGACACGGGAGCTTTCTATGCAGGGTTATCGCTGGTTTGACATGCGCCGTCTGTATAAAGATCCTTTATTTGCCGGCAAAATGCCTTATACCCACAAATATGTATCGGCAACAGGGGCGGTAACTACCTATACTTTAAAACCTGAAAGGTTTGCCATTCGTTTTCCTCAAAGCGTGATCAATGCCAATCCGGGAATGAAAAACAATTAA
- a CDS encoding SusC/RagA family TonB-linked outer membrane protein, whose amino-acid sequence MKKTITCLIKAFCLVLSVLYLNQAHAQVNKAMPVAEALKKITEKYQTKFVYEPAVLRGKTTTAALEKTNGQSIEEVLKGILYPNNLLFLYVSDNHYAIINKDEKSFQNAAGITLGTAVRGIIKGNVTDENGLPLPGVNITVKDKTSRASSDNSGNYVIAADREDLLLFTFVGYQVAELSPNSGGILNVNMKPDVSQLKDVEVVSTGYQRISRERSAGSFAKPDLDIMNSRSSSMNIAQRLDGLVPGLTVNNAPGTETLLIRGLTSINATASPLFVVDGIVLDGANVNSINPNDVADITVLKDATAASIWGSNAANGVIVITTKKGSNTGRIRIDYDGFVNFQGRPETDYLPALNSSQFIQAARDIFDPVLNTYASVTKFSPTTWKPVPAHEELLYKLADKTLSPQQVAAYEQQLTDLANTSNQKQINELLYRNALLTNHTLSLSGGTEKYNFYGSAAYTGTLNSSPGASNNTYKINLRQDFKFSDRIQLYLITDLTNTTAQAKRNIRPNNMFLPYALFQDQNGSNISMPWLYLPDADRATFESKSLIDLNYSPLDEINRGYNNSNSMLARINTGLDVNLIKGLKFQGVYGLVKGNTKTRSYDGDDSFTFRRELAQFTVAAVAPATKPTYYLPETGAIYEVTNNLQENWNVRNQLVFDHSFDNQKHQITALFGQEIRKTFNTGNGSIVRGYDEQLLTSGQVDYKMLAVTGVTGVLPRGSGANKLDIRNFSANEADVRFLSYYANLGYTFNNRYTLNGSWRIDESNLFGKDQSAQNRPVWSVGAGWLLSNEGFMDQVKWVDRLNLRSTYGITGNAPIPGSAASYDIFAAQANAIFPGGKGLVLSTPGNQSLSWESTKTLNFGLDFSILKRLNGSVDVYSKKTENLIGELQVNPFTGFATIEGNQGALKNRGVELNLSSLNINTRDFSWRTLLTLGYNKNEVTDLYSKTAITTGSGKVEQRFIKGYSAYAVFAYQYAGLDNTGAPQVRLNDGTVSTAKNVATPDDIVYMGSFQPKWAGGFSNSLKYRDFGLQFNAVYNLGFVMRRDVNRFYSGGRLVPDVGSFTTGNVHSDFANRWKASGDEAFTDIPAYVGSKTDTRELNYYYLADKNVVDASYIKLRDITLAYQLPKALLNSIRAESISFRFQVSNILLWKANDYGIDPEFQSAASGTRNMPANQKTFTLGAHVTF is encoded by the coding sequence ATGAAGAAAACCATTACCTGCCTTATTAAAGCATTTTGCCTTGTACTGTCCGTCCTCTATTTGAACCAGGCGCATGCTCAGGTGAATAAAGCAATGCCTGTTGCAGAGGCCTTAAAAAAGATCACAGAGAAATACCAGACCAAATTTGTTTACGAACCGGCTGTGCTGCGTGGCAAAACGACCACGGCCGCATTGGAAAAAACAAATGGACAGTCTATAGAAGAGGTATTAAAAGGCATTCTATATCCCAACAACCTGTTGTTTCTTTACGTAAGCGACAACCACTATGCCATCATCAATAAAGATGAGAAATCATTCCAAAACGCAGCCGGAATAACACTTGGTACTGCTGTACGTGGTATAATAAAAGGAAATGTTACTGATGAAAACGGATTGCCTTTACCAGGGGTCAACATTACGGTAAAGGATAAAACAAGCCGGGCCAGTTCAGACAATTCGGGGAATTATGTAATTGCGGCCGACAGGGAAGATCTGCTGCTGTTTACTTTCGTTGGCTATCAGGTAGCAGAACTTTCGCCCAATTCAGGGGGCATTTTAAATGTAAACATGAAACCTGACGTTTCGCAGCTAAAAGACGTGGAGGTGGTATCGACAGGTTACCAGCGCATCTCCCGGGAGCGGAGTGCCGGGTCTTTTGCCAAACCAGACCTGGATATCATGAACAGCCGTTCATCAAGTATGAACATTGCCCAGCGTTTAGACGGACTGGTACCCGGACTTACAGTTAACAATGCCCCCGGCACCGAGACCTTACTGATCAGGGGCCTTACCTCTATCAATGCTACAGCTTCGCCGCTTTTTGTAGTAGACGGGATTGTGCTGGACGGCGCCAATGTAAACTCCATTAACCCAAATGACGTGGCCGACATTACTGTACTAAAAGATGCCACTGCGGCCTCTATATGGGGCTCTAACGCCGCCAATGGTGTAATTGTCATTACCACCAAAAAAGGGAGCAATACCGGCAGGATCAGGATAGACTACGACGGTTTTGTGAATTTTCAGGGCAGGCCTGAAACCGATTACCTGCCGGCCTTGAACAGCAGTCAGTTTATACAGGCTGCGCGAGACATTTTTGATCCTGTACTGAACACTTACGCTTCGGTTACAAAGTTTAGTCCTACTACCTGGAAACCTGTTCCTGCGCATGAAGAACTCTTATATAAACTTGCAGATAAAACGCTTAGCCCGCAGCAGGTAGCCGCTTATGAACAGCAATTGACCGATCTGGCAAATACCAGCAATCAGAAACAGATCAACGAGCTGTTGTACCGCAACGCTTTACTCACCAACCACACGCTTTCTTTAAGCGGAGGAACGGAGAAGTATAACTTTTACGGCTCGGCAGCTTATACCGGAACACTCAATAGCAGTCCGGGGGCCAGCAATAATACTTATAAAATCAATTTACGGCAGGACTTTAAGTTCTCGGACAGGATCCAGTTGTACCTCATCACCGACCTGACCAATACTACGGCACAGGCAAAACGCAATATCCGCCCAAACAATATGTTCCTTCCTTATGCATTGTTCCAGGACCAGAACGGCAGCAACATTTCTATGCCCTGGCTATATCTGCCAGATGCAGACAGGGCAACTTTCGAAAGCAAAAGTCTGATTGACCTGAATTACAGCCCGCTGGATGAAATAAACCGCGGGTACAACAACTCCAACAGCATGCTGGCGCGGATAAACACCGGTTTAGATGTAAACCTGATTAAGGGCCTGAAGTTCCAGGGCGTGTATGGCCTGGTCAAAGGCAATACCAAAACCAGGAGCTATGATGGCGACGACAGCTTTACCTTCAGACGTGAGCTGGCTCAGTTTACTGTAGCGGCTGTTGCCCCGGCAACCAAACCTACTTATTACCTGCCCGAAACAGGGGCCATTTATGAAGTGACCAACAACCTGCAGGAAAACTGGAATGTTAGGAACCAATTGGTCTTTGACCATTCTTTTGATAACCAGAAACACCAGATCACTGCTTTATTTGGGCAGGAAATCCGCAAAACATTCAACACCGGCAATGGCAGCATTGTAAGGGGTTATGACGAACAATTACTGACTTCAGGCCAGGTGGATTATAAAATGCTTGCCGTAACAGGTGTTACCGGAGTTTTACCAAGAGGGTCTGGTGCCAATAAACTGGACATCAGGAATTTTTCGGCCAATGAAGCTGATGTCCGTTTCCTTTCTTACTATGCCAACCTTGGCTATACCTTTAACAACAGGTATACTTTAAATGGCAGCTGGCGCATTGATGAATCTAACCTCTTCGGGAAGGACCAATCGGCCCAGAACAGGCCGGTATGGAGTGTAGGCGCGGGCTGGCTGTTGAGCAACGAAGGCTTTATGGATCAGGTTAAATGGGTAGACCGCCTTAACCTGCGTAGTACTTACGGCATTACCGGTAATGCCCCTATACCAGGTAGTGCGGCTTCTTATGATATTTTTGCCGCACAGGCCAATGCCATTTTCCCCGGGGGTAAAGGGCTGGTCCTGTCTACCCCTGGCAATCAGAGCTTATCCTGGGAATCGACAAAAACACTCAATTTTGGGCTCGACTTTTCCATACTTAAACGCCTGAACGGCTCTGTTGATGTTTACAGCAAAAAAACAGAGAACCTGATCGGCGAACTGCAGGTGAACCCTTTTACCGGTTTTGCTACCATAGAAGGAAATCAGGGCGCCCTAAAAAACAGGGGGGTTGAACTGAACCTCAGTTCTTTAAACATCAATACCAGGGATTTTAGCTGGAGAACCTTACTGACCCTGGGCTATAACAAAAATGAAGTGACCGACCTTTACAGTAAAACCGCCATTACTACCGGCAGCGGGAAAGTAGAACAACGTTTTATTAAGGGATATTCTGCTTATGCCGTATTCGCTTATCAATACGCGGGGCTCGACAATACCGGTGCGCCGCAGGTAAGGTTAAATGATGGTACCGTAAGTACAGCCAAAAATGTGGCCACACCAGACGATATCGTTTATATGGGCAGCTTTCAGCCTAAATGGGCCGGGGGTTTTAGCAACAGTTTAAAGTACAGGGATTTCGGACTGCAGTTCAATGCCGTTTATAACCTTGGTTTTGTGATGCGCAGAGATGTCAACCGCTTTTATTCAGGCGGGAGGCTGGTGCCTGATGTAGGCTCATTCACTACCGGAAATGTTCATTCTGATTTCGCAAACCGCTGGAAAGCTTCAGGTGATGAGGCCTTTACAGATATCCCGGCCTATGTGGGTTCAAAAACCGACACCCGCGAGCTGAACTACTACTACCTGGCAGATAAAAATGTAGTTGATGCCTCGTATATCAAACTGAGGGACATTACTTTAGCTTATCAATTGCCAAAGGCCCTGCTGAACAGCATCAGGGCAGAAAGCATCAGTTTCCGTTTCCAGGTTTCCAACATCCTATTGTGGAAAGCCAATGATTATGGCATAGACCCTGAATTTCAAAGTGCGGCATCGGGTACCAGGAACATGCCCGCCAACCAAAAAACCTTTACCCTGGGCGCTCACGTAACTTTTTAA